The DNA sequence gcacttgaggtgcaaattgtgatattgatacgcatgcgttggtataaggtctgggtattgaaacgcatgcggtgagataagggtggcttgatacgcgtggctagtaggggaaactactaggatggctaaaacacgggatgctattttggaaaaaatattttctttaaaataaattgtgaaggctcccgcggtgagataagaaaatgagatattgtgaatttatttatgatttgggactacgaggcggtacctcgggagtgcccttgttgatattgatttatggccgcagttgcctttgattattgttgtgattttcttaaagttgaaaagaattctattttgtttccacgaggtatttatttgccattatttggtgtaattaaatgtgacatactatttgattcatttccattgtcattttatcttataatattgtttaaacattttactatgccattatttattctccagtagggcctgacctgacctcgtcactactctaccgaggttaggcttggcacttactagttaccgctgtggtgtactcatactatgcttctgcacatctttttgtgcagatccaggtacatcttatcagaccaggcatcagtaaactagttgtacgaggagacttagAGGTATATCTATCAGCATCCGCatactccggagtccccttctatctttctatgttgtcttccttatttgctttagactctgatgtatagagacatagaaaataaattcttagaagcttgtgacttatttttaccgggttttgggagttgaaattgtttgaattgtagtttatatatttcaaatatttattattattccgcattgataggcttacctagtcttagagactaggtgccatcacgatatcctacggaaggaatttggggtcgtgacaccctcTATATTTGccttcgatttatttactttatagtttttattttataacacattaTCAGCAGGAGACTCTGCCATCAAGTAAGTGAAAAGAATTGTTGTGTGGCTTCAACATTTCGGGAATTTGAAATTGGGTCCTTGTATTATGTTGAGGAAATTCCAGAGAAACTTGAATTTTAAGAAATTGAAAATGGGAAAAAGGCTGATGTATTAGTGGAGAAAGATGACAAGGGGTTATTAGAATATTGGGAAGGTATAGAGAAGATTTGGAAAAGCTATTCGGTGCAGCGGTGGTATTTGTGGATTTCAAAAGGAATGATGATGTTCTTAACAATGAGTTGAAGGTGCAGCTTTATGGGCTTCACAAGATTGCCACTGAGGGGCCGTGTTATGGACCGCAGCCGATGACGTTCAAGCTTTCAGCTCATGCAAAATGAGTTCATCTCCGATGCAAGGTGCACTattagaaattcggtaaaaaccgacgaaacaaaccgaccaacgttggtcggtaatggccaaaaaccgaccaaaacgtgatcatttatgtgtggacggtatttttgtggtcggaaagacataccgaccaaagttggtcggaaattaccgaccaactttggtcggtcaattaaagttggtcggttttttccaaccaaagttggtcggtattttaattatgtaataaaaagattcaccatctaaaaatcgaaccggggtctgtactgtgacaggatactattctaccactagaccattggtacattttgttttaagactgtcttttatttgatttatactctttaattgtattttcgcacgaaaataagcaaccaaagttggtcggtttttttaaatgaccggccgaattaaccgaccaattttggtcggtttttttaatattaatttttatttattttaattgaaaaaccgaccaaagttggtcggtttcttgaaacataaatttcgcgggactcaaaaatagtttcccgcatttttgcgccaaagaaaaccgaccaacgttggtcagttttataaaaaaaaaattaaaaaaaaatattttgtaaagccgaccaactttggtcggttttttagtcggttttttgaccgaccaaagttggtcggtcgaccttggtcggtttttgccgaatttctagtagtggcgAATCATAAGGCAcattatatccttgaggtggtgagtttttcttcttggcaaTATTGATGTAGATATTACTTACATCTGGAGTGGCCAAATTTGCGTAATTTAGTTTGAGCCtttttcttatattttaatatctttatcatcgcttgcttggttatatgttacgtGTACAGTACgtattttggtatttgttttcatcATAATTTTTTAATAAAGGATTACgaagtggataacattgttagatccacttaaactctaGCAGAGTTTGTAAAAAATATACAACCACCAAAAATGGttatgtttcgtatatctcattgtaactaaaaaattttaaccaccagaagtggtatatgtctatgaccaccagaagtgataatttaggctttctatggttacaattaaagataagctagagaaatattcttTATATTATATGCACGCCTCGATatgctcctgaagtagtaaatattttaaaagaggttgaagcatcacaatttgatgtgattaatgcgcgttcGGATAATTATGTTCGATTTCTTGAAGGATGAGAATGttttataaatattaatccattccctgaagtgaatgtgataatattaataaagacGTAAATATGAACGCGTTCTTgttgtaaatatattacaattcacctccagaagagttattatgattgagagaatatatactcaatatttcgtattttaaatttactcctgaagaagtaacacaattgaagTTTCCTCTTGAAgtagaaaaatattttgaagCAGTATCTTTCTGTGCTTAAGCAAAATAATGAGCTATTCGaagttatttttgaagcataTTTTCATTCCCTGGAGTGAATGAATAAATACCACAACTCGACTCCTGGAGAGATAGAATAATagaggatataaatattatttttgtagcatAAAGATAATTTTCACACGTACTTgttgtacgtaaaacatcttggataattttattaagtatcattctaaggcaaaagcattcttgtagaatgctttctactacaaccacattgatatattatggttagttGTTATTAACTACCCCGAAGAAAATAACAACTCATGTATATTTCCTTGAAGGATGTAATGACTATGTGGTTGCTGCtttgatataaaatattcatATGTTAATGGCGTTTCTCCCTGAAGGAGACACaaagttggtggtaaaaatattgaaattcttgatttcttacatttataaatttagaattgtctttatattatttatttgattatgattttctctcatgataccagaagtgtctgagcaatatttgatagtacaaaatgtatcaacaactcctgaagagctagatgtttgtctagaagacacatgacaccagtagtgtccgataaatattagattgtggataataaacgAAGGCTCTCGgagagcttatatacaaatatgttattcttattatataattatggtcaaaacatatgatgtagtaaacccgaagtttactgatacaaatggctatcatattgagaccacaaatgattgaaagattaaaaatcttcatatttctaCAATCATAGGAGTTAAAATAATATGTATATGAGAAGTTAcccgccttattcttcaatttgtactacatcatgtatcacagtaaaccagaagtttactaatgcaaaagtttatgccatagtaaaccagaagtttgcTAAGAGATAGCAtatgccatgataaacttgaagttttcatttgccaaTTTTAAAtaagctatttgagaattcagataagcatatactgaagaactagaagattcttcaagaattctcctattttgcttgttctcataataaattgattataccagctaaagttagGACTAAAACCCCtgattctgaaatatataaaaggtgaatatggacTCATtgacctatcatgtgaaccacatatagatgcatatatgagatggttatatgtatgtttattgtcaacctgtgGTTTGACATTTGAAATTTCTTTTCctaattaagagcataattttcagattatgaaatcaagaaagttcatcttgataatgctggtttatATCTAAGCTGGTTTAgtattgaatacctcctattaatggctaaactattgttTATGAGAAAAAAGCTTCATGTGTttgtctaagattttctaaattgcatatagcaacacttgtatgcatcagatcaacaatatatgataagtcatcccctcacaattggtttaggatcagaaaccaaatatttttactatctaataacttttgatgcctggtatatgattaatttctctaccacaaagCACAAAGATAGGTTTTCCAAAGAAGATTTGTGatatatgttagtttttctaacattaggGGGATGGAATAAGCAGTTGAAAAATAtgttatatgaatcgaattatcattagtATGATCCTCActcagaagataattcaagtcaaatgccagaagcatttgctgatccaaaattaaatatcatatttcaactgcaaatgctcctattaaaattaaagtccctgaaggatGGAGTTTACTGTACGCATGAAGCATGGTAGACaaatcggttccaaaggtaacaattcTTGAAAaggataggagcaaatgatcaaaatgatcataataaggaggaaataagctctagaagagcccacgacataacatttcatgaaactcctgaagaagttcaggtacctgaaaataaagaaagtgatgagatctcaacaagttatgtcgcttgcgAACCGATatgaaatgatcgtcgacgatatatttgatacaatatagtgcacaatattgtaaaagattgtgaggatcggacTGGCAGTCTAGACActtgaagatgtcatgccatttagatacaagtcataacctatatgactcatttgattaaatcCATATGAAGAtctctgaaggatttaaaatgcctgaagcatatagttcaaagtCTCGAGAAATGTACTTGATCAGATTACAAAGGTCTTTGTGCATTTTAAAGGAATCcaggcgcatgtggtataatcgtctCAGAGCATATTTGCTAAAAGAAGGTTACGTAAGTGATgctatttgtccatgtatttttataataaaaatgtcatcaaaatttgttatacatgctatttatgttgatgacataaatctctTTGGAACTCCAGAAGATCTCCAAAAcccaattgaatatcttaagaaagaatttgagatgaaagatcttggaaagacaaagctttgtcttggactgcaaattgaacattaAGCAGACAtgatctttatgcatcaatctgcctatacagaaagggtcttaaaacgcttttacatggacaaagcgcactcattgagtacaccaatagttgttcgatcacttgaagtgaataaggacccgttccgacctccagaagaggatgaggaactccttggtcccgaaacaccctatctcagtgcaattggtgtactaatgtatcttgctaatgctacaaggcctgacatagcattttctgttaatttagtGGCAAGATAGTGCTCTTCTCCTACACtgagacattggaacgggattaagcatatattacgatatttaaagggaactcttgatatgggtttgttttatgctaacaaagatagtgcagatcttgttggttatgcaaatgcaggttatttatctgatccccataaagctagatctcaaaccgggtacgttttacatgtggaggtactatcatatcatggcgctccacaaagcaatctattgttgctacttcttcaaataatgctgaaataatagctattcatgaagcaagtagggaatgcgtatggttgagatcaatgattcattttattcgagaaaaatatggtttagaatgtgagaaaagacccacaattttatacgaagacaatgctgcatgcataacccaattgaaggaaggatttataaaaggagatagaacgaagcacatttcaccaaaattattctacacacacgatcttcagaaaaatggtgatattgatgtgcaacaaatccattcaagtgacaatccggcagatttattcactaaatctttatcAACTTCAACTTtagagaagatggtatacaagattggaatgcggagacttaaatatttgaaacaaggttttcatgagggggagtaaaatacgcgatgcactcttttttcttactaaggttttttcccacagggttttccttataaggtttttaatgaggcagctagcaatgcgtattattaaatatgtgtactcttttttcttcactagaattttttcccacagggttttttcGTAGTAAGGTTTTAATTAgccacattatcttttaatgaacatccaagggggagtgttatgaaaataattatattgtggatgtccatttattactatGATATAGATAATATtcttgaagaagattatccatttagtactctgttgaaatttatctacaagcagctgatgcaggaaggttgcaagcagctcaatgaaatgatttgcagcagtaTCTTATTAAACAGGGAGGTTGCAAGTAGCTCATGcaaacagcttacaagcagctaaagaaaagccttgcagctgcttcctgaaaagtctcgcagctgcttcctttcttctataaatagaggagttttcagttcattatgtacataaatttgaagttgaataaaaatatcaatctccctctatattTATTTTCGATTTATTTaatttacagtttttattttataataaaaaggAGTATCCGGGATACTGTATATAACTTATGGCTCATCCAAAATCATAACTTTACTCGTATAAATATTTAAAACTCTCTATATTAAATGATTTGTAATAAAATTTTAACCCATAAAATACAGATTCGGGAAGCGTTTCTACTTGTGTCTATTCATCATTTCATTAAATACAAGAGCACTCCAACTTTTATCCACGCGATACTCATATTTATCCACGTGATTCCAGGCGCGCTGTTGCTTTGGAAACGAAGCGTTGGCTTATATGAATGCAAAATGAGTGTTACTCCCTCCtattcattttaattaattttttaacctTTTTTTATGATTTATAATATttgatatttgattttttcagatatcaaaatataattaatttttatattttaaagttacctttattttaaatgaacaaattaaaattaatataataaattttattattaattaatgatAAATTCTTTAATATAtgtaaaaataaccaaaaaaaattaattaaaatatactaGAAGAAGTAATAAATTTGATTCTAAAGAAATTTAATTTTGAGAGACCTGAATATATGGCCACGCTTATCCACGTGATATCCCCAAGCTGCTGTTGCTTTGGGAAAAGAAAGCGTTCTATCGAGCATTCACACGCATCCGTACATTGCATATTTGCATGCATGCAAAATGAGGGTGTCACCTTTTCTTCTTCAAGAAATTCTGATAAGCATGAGTATGGTGATTAAACTCAGAGATGAATCTAGCTTGTAATCTGTAGCTTTACAAGAATTCATtaacttttaaaataaataacTTTTATTTcggttcttatatatatattaagaaatttattaaaaatatataaatatttgaTTGTGAAGTATCGTATATTAGCTTGAATTCATTGTATGAATCCATAAACTTTAGACAAGAGGGGTtactctgatggtaagcaaccttcacttccaaccaatagattgtgagttcgagtcacacCAAGAGTatggtggagagttcttggagggaaggatgccgaaggtctattggaaacagcctctctatctcatggtaggagtaaggtctgcgtacacactaccctcctcagaccccactaatagaattatactgggttgttgttataaTCCATAAACTTTAAATTCAGGATTCACATTAAATCAGACCTTATCCTCTATAAAGTAAAGACAAAATTAACTCTCTAATATAAATGGTAGTCGTGTTAGGAGAGCCAACAGTGATTCGTAGGAGTAATAATCTACCAAAATCATATAGCTAGTGATATGCCAGGTGGTAAAGGAGGCGGAGGGGGTGGTGGCAAAGGcggaggtggtggtggtggtggagcTGGTAAAGGTGAAGGGGGAAGAAGTGCTAAAGGAGGCGGCGGTGGTGGTGGCTCTGCCAAAGGGAGTGGTGGCGGCAGCAGCGGTGGTGGTGGGGCAATGAAAGCTCCCGGTGGCGGAGGAGAATACATTTCGAGGGCTGGTTTTGAGAGTAACCCACAGGGTTACTTCTCAGGTTTCCACTCTGGAGAAAAGGGCAAATGAGTGCTTATATAATAAATAATACTACTTGAATACTCCTACTAGTAAGTAATAGTATGTCTATGACTTAGTGTGTGTGTgttcttttttctattttctttcttgtttttatATGTTGTGTAAGATTTCTTTCGTACGTTGTCTGGTTCTACAGTGATTTATATTTAATATATTGGACTAATATTGCAGCACATAAGAAGTTCCACAAAGTACAAAACAGTGTATATATGTTGATGTCCGATGCAAAGTAATGAATGGAGTAATAGTATATACAATTCATGAtcgttttgttttttttttgagttCGATTTAGCTCGAAAATGCTTAATACTTTCAAGCTGAATGGCCAATCTTCAATTGTTAcaaagaccatttcctctttataTATACCTGATTGTGTTTATACGGATTAATATAATAAGGGATAATTCATATAGTAATCTATATTTTACTTGTTTGGACTTGATGCAAATCGGGTAAACGAGAATTAAAGCTGAATGGCCAATTGGCCCAATTCTTCAACTGTTACAAGCAGTGGCcgaataaattttttttttttttgaaggatAAGCACTTTTTGAACCCTTCTCACTATAATAATTGAAGTTTTTCGTACTACAGCTTGCATATaccaaaagaaattatttttatcCTTTTTGCACAGTGTAATTTTTCCAACGAATGCACTTATTCTGACGCTAGTTACAGGGACAGTTTCCTCATTACACCCGATTGACTATTGTAGGATAAAAAAGTACAGTTTagtatttttatcaaaaattaaaAGAGAACGATTTAGCTATACGATTGATTGTGACATATGAAATTTTTTATCTTGATACtaatattctttttcttttttctctccttCTCATAAGTAATAAAACTTGTACCCAAGGGCGATCTATACAGAGGAATGGGATGGTACATTACCCCGCTCGAGTAAAATTCCATGTAAGCACCGTACTTCACAAAAAAACGTTACAAAAAACAAACAAAATAAAGAACGGCACCCCAATAACAACGTGATTGTAGGTGCCATTGTCAAAGTTCCCCATGCTAGGCTTTAGGCCCAAGATCGATACCCATTTTTCACATTAACAGAAGCTTAGCTTTGCTTTTTCTCTTTGACGACTTCTTTCCTCTTaccattttcttttctctttcttaattctttttattttcatTCTTGTATTCCCACTCTAAAtacaattatttatttaaattgtaaAAGTATATttacttctatttctttttctaGATCtcatcaaaatatttatttgaatatgctttggatattattttttcgtttttatctagttaatattttttttcttgattTCAAATACAAAATCAAACATTTTTAGTTTGGTTATCATATGTTTATTTATGCACAAAAAATCTTGTAAAGCAAACCAAATTAATTCAAAATGAATTGAATCACACAAATTAATTTAAAACTACACGAACCGACCAGATGAACATCCTAATTCAACTTCATTGACTAGCGATAAGTTCAAATTGGATACAACGGCACCCGTAGCCATTAGATCCTAGATTCGCCTCTGCTTATACCGTGTAttttttttgttcattttgttaAGTAATCTATTCTCTCAAAAATAAGGACAAGGGCattgaataaattaaattgtGCAATTCTCTTTTCTTAAAGTTATCAAGCATTGCAACAAGTGACTGGAGTGATGAAATTTTGTAATGATATCAAGTTATTAACTTCTAGAATCAGGTTATATTATTCTAAGTTCCTATTATCTTATAATTAAACTTTTACATCtggtaaattttacttatatgtgTATATTGCTTTTTATTGAATATTAGAATTCAAACGTATCAACTAAAAATACAAATCGGATTACTCAAAATATACACAAAAAAAGAGAGGATAAAAACTGAGCTTCAATACAATCTCAAAGAAGgagcacataattcaaatagcatgtaacaattaatgtaggaattcaagaattaatatttgacacataataggagagaaacagttattataataattaatttatgatttaaaataatttatgatttttcaagtaagcaggcaaataattaatttgacgacgtatagacactcgtcacctcgcctatacgtcgttcacatgcaattcacataacaattaaattaagggttctattcccttaagtcaaggttaaccacgacacttacctcgctttgcaaattctaatcaattattcaaccacagctttccCTTTTAAATTTTTcccgaaatcttcaaatctatttacaacaattcaatatactcaatacgaatcataggaattaattccatatgaatttacaaattttcttgataaaaatttaaaattcattaaaatattcgatagtgggacccacgtctcaaatctcaaaaaaacaTATGaagtccgaacacccattccaggatgagtccaaccatacagaaattatccaattccgatgtcaaataaacctccaaatctaaattttttgtttttggaaacttttacaaaat is a window from the Nicotiana tomentosiformis chromosome 10, ASM39032v3, whole genome shotgun sequence genome containing:
- the LOC104115549 gene encoding glycine-rich cell wall structural protein 1.0-like codes for the protein MPGGKGGGGGGGKGGGGGGGGAGKGEGGRSAKGGGGGGGSAKGSGGGSSGGGGAMKAPGGGGEYISRAGFESNPQGYFSGFHSGEKGK